From Spartinivicinus ruber, the proteins below share one genomic window:
- the hutG gene encoding formimidoylglutamase: protein MYKPANMSLWQGRVDEFEGDAGLRWHQWIKPFKPGVTPGVTIVGFASDAGVIRNQGRPGACQGPVAARRTLANLPNRLSRPLYDAGDVICPGDQLEFAQLTLACHVEMLLAARHFPLVIGGGHEVAWGSYQGLAKYAEGCHQQPVIGIINFDAHFDLRQDAKPSSGTPFRQIAEYCQAQQTPFKYCCLGISEASNTLALFNRAQQLEVSYRLDRDTNWQQLPAIEAQLDQFIQQCDWLYLTVCLDVFPSAVAPGVSAPAVCGVELSLIEHLIQNKIKPAIGANGFPKLKLADIAEFNPEFDRDQQTARLVARLTDLITR from the coding sequence ATGTATAAACCAGCCAATATGTCTCTCTGGCAAGGACGGGTAGATGAGTTTGAAGGAGACGCAGGGCTGCGTTGGCATCAGTGGATAAAGCCATTTAAGCCTGGTGTTACGCCTGGAGTGACAATAGTTGGCTTTGCCAGTGATGCTGGGGTGATACGTAATCAAGGTAGGCCAGGTGCTTGCCAAGGGCCAGTTGCTGCAAGACGAACGTTGGCTAATCTGCCTAATCGATTATCCCGACCACTTTATGATGCAGGGGATGTGATTTGCCCTGGTGATCAGTTGGAGTTTGCTCAATTAACTTTAGCTTGTCATGTGGAAATGTTATTGGCGGCAAGGCATTTTCCGCTAGTCATTGGTGGTGGCCATGAAGTGGCGTGGGGTAGTTATCAGGGGCTAGCTAAATATGCTGAAGGCTGCCATCAGCAACCAGTGATTGGCATTATTAATTTTGATGCGCACTTTGACTTGCGCCAGGATGCTAAACCTAGTTCTGGAACCCCTTTTCGACAAATTGCTGAATACTGTCAGGCTCAACAAACGCCATTTAAATATTGCTGTTTAGGTATCAGCGAGGCCAGCAATACACTTGCTTTATTTAATCGAGCACAACAGTTGGAAGTGAGTTATCGATTGGATCGAGACACGAACTGGCAACAACTGCCGGCTATTGAAGCCCAGCTTGATCAGTTTATTCAGCAATGTGACTGGTTGTATCTCACTGTTTGTTTAGATGTTTTTCCTTCAGCTGTTGCACCTGGAGTGAGTGCTCCAGCTGTATGTGGTGTGGAATTATCACTGATAGAACATTTAATTCAAAACAAAATTAAACCCGCCATTGGGGCTAATGGTTTTCCCAAACTTAAACTAGCAGATATTGCTGAATTTAATCCGGAATTTGATCGTGACCAACAGACTGCAAGACTAGTGGCACGATTAACCGACTTAATAACACGATAA
- the hutI gene encoding imidazolonepropionase, translating to MEQAHSNAIADIIWTNVNLITGELTGQGLVTAHNQSVVVKDSKVTAILDQPLESVLPEAKQIIDGQDRWLSPGLIDCHTHLVFAGSRANEFEQRLEGVPYEVIAKQGGGILATVNATRSASEEELLKLALPRLDALIAEGVTTVEIKSGYGLTLGDELKILRVAKQLVNHRPINISTTLLAAHAVPPEFKGKADQYIDLVCNEIIPQAAEQQLADAVDVFCEGIGFSPEQSERVMLAAQAYGLGIKAHVEQLSNLSGAALTAKYQGWSADHLEYLDEAGVKALAESNTVAVLLPGAFYFLREQQLPPIDLLRKYQVPMALATDFNPGTSPLASIRLMMNMGCTLFRMTPAETIAAVTSQAAKALNMAEMRGIIKEGMAADMVLWDIQHPAELAYQFGSSVVVQRVINGHITEGGIHV from the coding sequence ATGGAACAAGCACATTCTAATGCGATAGCAGACATTATCTGGACTAATGTTAACCTGATTACGGGTGAGCTAACTGGTCAAGGTTTAGTTACAGCCCATAACCAATCCGTAGTGGTTAAAGATAGCAAGGTAACCGCTATTTTGGATCAACCCTTAGAGTCTGTATTACCAGAAGCTAAGCAAATTATTGATGGGCAAGATCGTTGGTTAAGCCCAGGGTTGATCGATTGCCACACGCACCTGGTATTCGCTGGGAGTCGTGCTAATGAATTTGAGCAACGTTTAGAAGGTGTGCCTTATGAAGTCATTGCCAAACAAGGTGGCGGTATTCTAGCCACAGTAAATGCTACTCGATCTGCTTCTGAAGAAGAATTACTTAAACTAGCCTTGCCACGGTTGGATGCATTAATTGCTGAAGGAGTTACCACGGTTGAAATTAAAAGTGGTTATGGTTTAACCCTGGGCGATGAATTAAAAATATTGCGGGTTGCCAAACAATTAGTTAATCACCGTCCAATCAACATTTCTACAACTTTATTAGCTGCCCATGCGGTACCTCCTGAGTTTAAAGGTAAAGCCGATCAATATATCGATTTAGTCTGCAATGAAATTATCCCTCAAGCAGCAGAACAGCAATTAGCTGATGCAGTGGATGTTTTTTGTGAAGGCATTGGCTTTAGCCCTGAGCAATCTGAACGAGTAATGCTAGCAGCGCAAGCTTACGGATTAGGGATAAAAGCCCATGTGGAGCAACTATCGAACTTATCCGGTGCGGCACTAACGGCTAAATACCAAGGTTGGTCTGCTGATCACTTGGAATATCTAGATGAGGCAGGTGTGAAAGCACTAGCTGAAAGCAATACAGTTGCAGTGTTATTGCCAGGCGCATTTTATTTTTTAAGGGAGCAGCAATTACCTCCCATTGATTTACTTAGAAAATACCAAGTGCCAATGGCGTTAGCCACAGACTTTAACCCAGGTACTTCGCCGCTGGCTTCCATACGACTGATGATGAATATGGGCTGTACTTTATTTCGCATGACCCCGGCTGAAACTATTGCTGCAGTAACTTCTCAAGCAGCTAAAGCATTAAACATGGCAGAGATGAGGGGCATTATTAAGGAAGGGATGGCTGCCGACATGGTGCTGTGGGATATTCAACACCCGGCAGAATTAGCCTATCAATTTGGCTCATCAGTTGTTGTTCAGCGAGTGATTAATGGTCATATCACAGAAGGTGGTATCCATGTATAA
- the hutC gene encoding histidine utilization repressor, with amino-acid sequence MVTNDKPRYQQIKDFIYQNIRDRHYKPHDRIPTEHELSDKFQVSRMTANKAIRDLVKEGLLVRYPGQGTFVTDLKVESPLLEIKNIADEIRSRGHIYSSEVVKLEAVPATEQTALKLGVVEGETIFYSLIVHLENDLPLQVEERYVNSTAVPDYLEQDFTEITPNEYLTKHCPLSEAEHVVEAIMPEETTQQLLHIESAEPCLLVNRRTWSSGQLISVAKLIHPGSRYKLLSQAIMAE; translated from the coding sequence ATGGTGACTAACGACAAGCCCCGCTACCAACAGATAAAAGACTTTATTTACCAGAATATTCGTGATCGTCACTATAAGCCTCATGACAGGATTCCCACGGAGCATGAGCTTTCTGACAAGTTTCAGGTTAGTCGGATGACGGCCAATAAAGCGATCAGGGATTTAGTGAAAGAAGGGTTGTTAGTTCGCTACCCAGGACAAGGGACTTTTGTTACTGACTTGAAAGTGGAGTCCCCTTTATTAGAGATTAAAAATATTGCGGATGAAATCCGTAGTCGTGGCCATATTTATAGTAGTGAGGTGGTAAAGCTTGAGGCGGTACCAGCTACTGAACAAACAGCTCTAAAGTTAGGAGTAGTAGAAGGTGAAACGATTTTTTACTCGCTGATTGTTCATTTGGAAAATGACTTGCCATTACAAGTGGAAGAGCGTTATGTCAACTCAACGGCTGTACCTGACTATTTAGAGCAGGATTTCACTGAAATTACACCTAATGAATATTTAACTAAGCATTGTCCACTTTCAGAAGCAGAACATGTTGTTGAAGCGATTATGCCTGAAGAAACTACTCAGCAGTTGTTACATATAGAGTCAGCTGAGCCTTGTTTATTGGTTAATCGTCGTACTTGGTCATCAGGCCAGCTCATCAGTGTTGCTAAGCTTATCCATCCCGGCTCTCGCTATAAGCTTCTCTCTCAAGCGATCATGGCTGAATAG
- a CDS encoding NCS2 family permease produces MLEALFKLKAHNTCVKTEVLAGFTTFLTMAYIVFVNPNMLAAAGMDQGAVFVATCLAAAIGCLIMGLWANYPIALAPGMGLNAFFTFTVVNQLHYPWEVALGAVFISGICFFILSALHIRELIINSIPMALRVGIGAGIGLFLGFIALKNAGLVVDNPATFVTLGNIASFPVAMAALGFFLIIALSHRQITGNVMISILAVTVISLLAGQTEYQGILSMPPSLTPTLMKLNIADALEVSMISIIFAFIFVDLFDTSGTLIAVAQKGKMLDEQGRLPRLGKALMADSSASMAGAMLGTSTTTSYIESAAGIEAGGKTGLTAVVVAALFLLCLFFSPLVGTVPAYATAPALFYVAVLMTGGLIHINWDDITDAAPVVIAAVTMPLTFSISNGIALGFISYTIIKLLSGKANQLNPALLILSVLFLVKLTVLV; encoded by the coding sequence ATGCTTGAGGCATTATTTAAACTCAAAGCCCACAATACCTGTGTAAAAACCGAAGTATTAGCCGGTTTTACCACCTTCTTAACGATGGCCTACATCGTTTTTGTTAACCCCAATATGCTAGCTGCTGCGGGAATGGACCAAGGTGCTGTTTTTGTCGCTACCTGCCTAGCTGCTGCCATTGGCTGTTTGATCATGGGGTTATGGGCAAATTATCCCATCGCACTAGCACCAGGAATGGGCCTGAATGCGTTTTTTACTTTTACTGTTGTCAATCAGCTCCACTATCCTTGGGAAGTCGCATTAGGTGCTGTCTTTATCTCTGGTATCTGTTTCTTTATCCTCAGTGCCTTGCATATTCGTGAATTGATTATTAATAGCATTCCCATGGCATTGCGAGTAGGAATAGGTGCAGGCATTGGCTTATTTCTCGGCTTTATTGCGCTAAAAAACGCTGGCTTGGTGGTAGATAACCCCGCAACATTTGTTACCTTAGGTAATATTGCATCATTCCCTGTTGCCATGGCCGCTTTAGGATTCTTTTTGATCATTGCACTTAGCCACCGACAAATAACTGGCAACGTCATGATCAGTATTTTAGCAGTAACAGTGATCAGCCTGTTAGCAGGGCAAACAGAGTATCAAGGTATACTATCTATGCCTCCTAGCTTGACTCCAACTCTCATGAAATTAAACATTGCTGATGCGTTAGAAGTCAGCATGATCAGCATTATTTTTGCGTTTATTTTCGTTGATTTATTTGATACCTCAGGCACCTTAATTGCTGTTGCACAAAAAGGTAAAATGCTTGATGAACAAGGGCGTTTACCTCGACTAGGTAAAGCTTTAATGGCTGATAGTTCTGCCTCAATGGCTGGTGCAATGCTTGGTACTTCAACCACTACAAGTTACATTGAAAGTGCAGCAGGAATCGAAGCCGGTGGTAAAACAGGTTTAACAGCAGTCGTGGTAGCGGCACTGTTTTTATTGTGCTTATTTTTCTCTCCTTTGGTTGGTACCGTCCCTGCCTATGCTACGGCCCCTGCATTATTTTATGTTGCAGTACTAATGACAGGTGGGCTAATTCATATTAATTGGGATGATATCACTGATGCTGCACCTGTCGTTATTGCTGCTGTTACCATGCCACTCACATTTTCAATTTCTAACGGTATCGCCCTTGGCTTTATTTCATACACTATTATCAAATTACTGAGTGGTAAAGCCAATCAACTGAATCCAGCGCTCTTAATCTTAAGCGTATTATTTTTAGTTAAGTTAACTGTTTTGGTATAG
- the trmA gene encoding tRNA (uridine(54)-C5)-methyltransferase TrmA, with protein sequence MAVIHIDPKQYPQQLKEKAEQLSIAYAEFSPPQLEIYPSMPQHYRMRAEFRIWRDNGRIHYAMFNPKNKQVIEVTEFPVATLSISELMPKLLEALQAEEVLHKRLFQVEFLATQTDDVLASLIYHKPLGDDWEQAAKQLEQQLNIHIIGRSRKQRIVLSQDYVIEKLAVDDQSYIYQQIENSFTQPNAFVCEKMLSWATGIAEELSGDLLELYCGNGNFTVPLAKQFNKVLATEISKTSVKAAEYNFKCNNIQNVTIARMASEELTEALNKVRAFRRLAHVNLEDYQFSTVFVDPPRAGLDPATEELVKRFDNIIYISCNPTTQQQNITNLMETHQIKRFALFDQFPYTHHMEAGVLLQRR encoded by the coding sequence ATGGCTGTTATTCATATCGACCCCAAGCAATATCCCCAGCAACTCAAAGAAAAAGCAGAACAGCTTAGTATAGCTTATGCTGAATTTAGTCCTCCTCAGCTGGAAATTTATCCTTCGATGCCACAACACTATCGAATGCGTGCTGAATTTAGGATCTGGCGAGACAACGGCCGTATTCACTACGCCATGTTTAATCCCAAAAATAAGCAAGTAATTGAGGTAACTGAATTTCCTGTTGCAACGTTATCCATCTCAGAGTTGATGCCCAAATTACTCGAAGCACTGCAAGCGGAAGAGGTTCTTCACAAGCGACTATTTCAAGTGGAATTCCTTGCCACCCAAACCGATGATGTTTTAGCCAGCTTGATTTACCACAAACCATTGGGTGATGACTGGGAACAAGCAGCTAAGCAATTAGAGCAACAACTCAATATTCATATTATTGGTCGCTCACGTAAGCAAAGAATAGTTTTATCCCAGGACTATGTAATAGAAAAACTAGCAGTTGATGATCAAAGTTATATCTATCAACAAATCGAAAATAGTTTTACCCAACCCAATGCTTTTGTTTGTGAAAAGATGTTGAGTTGGGCTACAGGTATTGCTGAAGAACTCAGTGGTGACTTACTAGAACTTTATTGCGGCAATGGAAACTTTACTGTGCCATTAGCCAAGCAATTTAATAAGGTGTTGGCAACAGAAATTTCGAAAACGTCTGTCAAAGCAGCTGAATACAATTTCAAGTGTAATAATATTCAGAATGTCACTATTGCTAGGATGGCTAGTGAAGAATTAACTGAAGCATTAAATAAAGTCAGAGCATTTCGCCGACTAGCCCATGTCAATTTAGAGGACTACCAGTTTTCCACTGTTTTTGTAGACCCACCAAGAGCTGGGCTTGATCCTGCAACAGAAGAGTTGGTAAAGCGATTCGATAATATTATTTATATTTCCTGCAACCCCACTACTCAGCAGCAGAATATTACCAACTTAATGGAAACCCATCAAATAAAGCGTTTTGCGTTGTTTGACCAGTTCCCTTATACCCACCATATGGAAGCAGGGGTGTTACTGCAAAGAAGATAA
- a CDS encoding OprD family outer membrane porin → MHIFKRTALCTAVLAASSFNMVTHADEGFIEGSSLDGMLRNVYFNRDGRNGSDYDNREWIQGIQLNYTSGYFANIIGFDASYYGAWDLDSPGNNFTHLPADGRNPGETNDINLLGQAYVKVKLGDDDLNFNFKHGRMRRDTNLIQGSSSRAVPSSVYGTAADINIHGLKLHGTYLTEGSWRSMGHFEHFSDGTEEVNYIQNYGLAYEFENGLGFEYDWGESNSFLEGQQFKLYHTFNLAKDTQLYLEGIHHRVKENGDAFIRSKINDDRTAAQAASFDGYDSQNTQLLAKLTVDELTIKTAYHQTKGADFEYDWAASPLGFGGFNSMVPYWSDFICKDQKAVMVGFEYDFSGVGVPGLTLEAGYRKGFDGDKNNTGVEAVSRGNKEWGRDTTIAYEFQTAALKGLKLTWTNYTHREESGLKNEDIDNNQIYFDYTFNIF, encoded by the coding sequence ATGCATATATTCAAACGCACCGCGCTTTGCACCGCCGTCTTAGCTGCTTCTTCATTTAATATGGTAACCCATGCAGATGAAGGCTTTATTGAAGGCAGCTCGTTAGATGGAATGCTAAGAAATGTTTATTTTAACAGAGATGGTCGCAACGGTTCTGACTATGACAACAGAGAGTGGATACAAGGTATTCAACTCAATTATACGTCAGGTTACTTTGCCAATATTATTGGTTTTGATGCTTCTTATTATGGCGCTTGGGACTTAGACTCCCCTGGAAACAATTTTACCCATTTACCAGCTGATGGAAGAAACCCTGGAGAAACTAACGATATCAACCTGCTAGGTCAGGCTTATGTAAAAGTTAAACTAGGTGATGACGACCTGAACTTTAATTTTAAACACGGTCGAATGCGCCGTGATACTAATCTAATTCAAGGTTCTTCTTCCCGTGCAGTACCTAGCTCTGTATACGGCACTGCAGCCGATATTAATATTCATGGTCTAAAATTACATGGTACATATTTAACCGAAGGCTCATGGAGAAGCATGGGTCACTTTGAACATTTTAGTGATGGAACTGAAGAAGTTAATTATATTCAAAATTATGGCCTTGCCTACGAATTTGAAAATGGATTGGGCTTTGAATATGACTGGGGGGAATCAAATAGCTTTTTAGAAGGACAGCAATTCAAGCTTTACCACACATTTAACTTGGCCAAAGATACACAGCTTTATTTAGAAGGTATTCATCATAGAGTAAAGGAAAATGGTGACGCTTTTATTAGAAGCAAAATAAATGATGATAGAACTGCTGCTCAAGCAGCCAGCTTTGATGGATATGACTCGCAAAATACTCAGCTCTTAGCCAAGCTCACAGTAGACGAATTAACAATAAAAACAGCTTATCATCAAACAAAAGGGGCTGATTTTGAGTATGATTGGGCTGCTTCCCCGCTAGGCTTTGGAGGATTCAATTCCATGGTTCCCTACTGGTCAGACTTCATTTGCAAAGATCAAAAAGCGGTAATGGTTGGTTTTGAGTATGATTTTTCAGGAGTTGGGGTACCTGGACTTACCTTAGAAGCAGGATATAGAAAAGGCTTTGATGGCGATAAGAACAACACTGGTGTTGAAGCTGTTAGCCGTGGCAACAAAGAATGGGGTAGAGATACAACCATCGCTTATGAATTTCAGACAGCTGCACTTAAAGGTTTAAAGCTCACGTGGACAAACTATACTCATAGAGAAGAGTCTGGGTTAAAAAATGAAGACATAGATAATAACCAAATCTACTTCGACTACACCTTCAATATCTTCTAG
- a CDS encoding protease complex subunit PrcB family protein codes for MRKHFINTLSAIALLSANIAMADYSLADPIAEPLPYSVIDHGTHSVELSKKLEVITDQDTLAARYYAENPNGGEGLPLIDFSEYLVLGVYMGAQPTGGFMIEVADIREKDNKVIATVNSIEPGRNCAVISVLTSPYQLVQVKIPRTPMQVVFKETNQVMECE; via the coding sequence ATGAGAAAACATTTCATCAATACACTTTCTGCTATTGCACTGCTTTCTGCTAATATTGCAATGGCCGATTACAGCCTGGCTGACCCTATTGCAGAACCACTTCCCTATTCAGTTATTGACCATGGTACTCACAGCGTTGAACTTTCGAAAAAACTCGAAGTGATTACTGATCAAGATACGTTAGCGGCCCGTTACTACGCAGAAAATCCAAATGGTGGTGAGGGGTTACCTTTAATCGACTTTAGTGAATATTTAGTGCTTGGGGTTTACATGGGGGCTCAACCCACTGGAGGTTTTATGATTGAAGTAGCTGATATACGAGAAAAAGATAACAAAGTAATTGCAACAGTTAACTCCATTGAACCTGGGCGTAACTGCGCTGTTATAAGTGTCCTCACATCGCCTTATCAACTGGTGCAAGTGAAAATCCCTCGTACCCCCATGCAGGTTGTATTTAAGGAAACCAATCAAGTCATGGAGTGTGAATAA
- a CDS encoding globin yields MSDFENIFDASYERVLGKEINAQSFFDAFYVNFVSKSDAIAHTFANTDMAKQKRLLEKSFYKLLTFYATNNATDYLEKIAIQHNYQHLNILPEWYDIWLEALIETVAQYDDTFSDDVELAWRLVLASGITYMKFKYNHVAS; encoded by the coding sequence ATGAGTGATTTTGAAAATATATTTGATGCCAGTTACGAGCGAGTACTAGGCAAGGAAATTAATGCCCAGTCATTTTTTGATGCCTTTTATGTAAATTTTGTTAGCAAATCAGATGCAATTGCACACACCTTTGCTAACACTGACATGGCTAAACAAAAACGATTATTGGAAAAATCTTTTTACAAACTGCTCACCTTTTACGCTACAAATAATGCGACTGACTATTTAGAAAAAATTGCCATTCAACACAATTACCAACATCTGAATATACTTCCTGAGTGGTATGATATCTGGTTAGAGGCGCTTATCGAAACCGTGGCTCAATATGATGATACATTTTCAGATGATGTTGAGCTTGCTTGGCGGCTAGTACTAGCAAGTGGCATTACTTATATGAAATTTAAATATAACCATGTTGCAAGCTAA
- a CDS encoding Lon protease family protein — translation MKQQIDKLKLSVERLKTTISHNDFPFATTDKLKPYYGILGQDRAVTALQFGVAMQQSGYHMYVMGRPGSGRNSYVKAFLDKEAKRQATPDDFLYVNNYKLTREPFVLALPAGTANVFRDDFEQLLDNLLATFPAAFEHPSYQQQKAKIEQEFNQQYDRAIDTVEKAALKHSIALFRDTNTISFTPMKAGKTMDEAEFASLPDAERDAFHQHISHLEMLLNEALVGLPQWKRESSDKMRKLNRQTINRAIAPLFRPLHDKYKGMAKIQDFLQATKEQLHKTVIEILVAESEEAREDAEKREALVNEFAPNLVVARDKTAGAPVTHEPHPSYRNLFGRVEYSSDLGTLVTNFRHICPGSLHQANGGYLIIDADKLLNEHHVWDALKRALKEEEIRLESLVSELGLVNTISLNPQPIPLKVKIVLIGDRETYHLLQAYDADFHKLFRVTVDFDDEIILNEETKDGFARLMQTYVEKNNFEPLTSAAVARLMEHSLRLAENKLKLSASFRDMFDLVSEANCLRRMARDELIEVDHIERALHGQEWRTNRLANDIMDDMLDNTILIDTQGEYVGKINGLTVLDLGNSCIGTPSRISATVFPGTSGIVDIEREAELGQAIHSKGVMILSGYLGQKYAQDFPLNLTANIALEQSYGKVDGDSASLAELCCLISAITQIPLSQSLALTGSINQYGEVQAVGGINEKIEGFFNLCEKRGLTGRQGVIIPSANVKNLMLNQPVVEAVLADKFTIYAITKVDQALELLTHRPIGELDENQQYPANSINGIAITKLKKLSKLANNHHHHD, via the coding sequence ATGAAACAACAAATTGATAAGTTAAAGCTTAGTGTTGAACGGCTAAAGACCACGATATCCCACAATGACTTTCCGTTTGCAACCACTGACAAACTAAAACCTTATTATGGCATTTTAGGCCAGGATAGAGCTGTTACCGCCTTACAGTTTGGTGTGGCTATGCAACAAAGTGGCTACCATATGTATGTAATGGGCAGGCCTGGGAGTGGTCGGAATTCCTATGTTAAGGCATTTCTTGATAAAGAAGCGAAACGACAAGCAACGCCTGATGACTTTCTTTACGTCAATAATTACAAGTTGACTAGAGAACCCTTTGTGTTGGCGCTACCAGCAGGAACGGCCAATGTTTTCAGAGATGATTTTGAACAATTATTGGATAACTTACTTGCCACATTTCCAGCAGCATTTGAACACCCTAGCTATCAACAGCAAAAGGCTAAAATCGAGCAAGAGTTTAATCAGCAATATGATCGGGCTATCGATACAGTAGAGAAAGCTGCCCTGAAACACAGTATTGCCCTATTTCGGGACACTAATACAATCAGCTTTACCCCAATGAAAGCCGGCAAAACCATGGATGAAGCCGAATTTGCCAGCTTACCTGATGCAGAACGAGATGCCTTTCACCAACATATCTCACACCTGGAAATGCTACTGAATGAAGCTTTAGTTGGACTCCCACAATGGAAGCGTGAGTCATCAGATAAAATGCGCAAACTCAATCGACAAACCATTAATCGAGCTATTGCTCCACTCTTTCGTCCTTTACATGATAAATATAAAGGAATGGCAAAAATACAGGATTTTCTTCAAGCGACTAAAGAGCAACTGCATAAAACAGTTATCGAAATATTAGTAGCAGAAAGTGAAGAAGCTCGTGAAGATGCGGAAAAGAGAGAAGCGCTGGTTAATGAGTTTGCCCCTAATTTGGTAGTCGCTAGGGATAAAACAGCAGGCGCTCCTGTTACTCATGAGCCTCACCCCAGCTATCGAAATTTATTTGGTCGAGTGGAATACAGCAGTGATTTAGGTACGTTAGTAACTAATTTTCGCCATATTTGCCCTGGCTCGCTGCATCAGGCAAATGGGGGTTATCTGATTATTGATGCCGATAAGTTACTGAATGAGCATCATGTGTGGGATGCCCTCAAAAGAGCATTGAAAGAAGAGGAAATACGCTTGGAGTCTCTTGTATCTGAGCTTGGTTTAGTTAATACCATTAGCCTCAACCCTCAGCCCATTCCTCTTAAAGTGAAAATTGTTTTGATTGGTGATCGAGAAACCTACCATTTATTGCAAGCTTACGATGCGGACTTTCATAAGTTGTTTAGAGTAACTGTCGATTTTGATGATGAAATTATTCTCAATGAAGAAACCAAAGATGGTTTCGCACGACTCATGCAAACTTACGTTGAAAAAAATAATTTTGAACCACTCACCTCTGCAGCAGTTGCGCGGTTAATGGAGCATAGTTTACGACTGGCAGAAAATAAATTGAAATTATCCGCTTCTTTTAGAGACATGTTTGACTTAGTTAGCGAAGCGAATTGTTTAAGACGAATGGCCAGAGATGAGTTAATTGAAGTCGATCATATTGAACGCGCACTTCATGGTCAAGAGTGGCGTACCAATCGCCTTGCCAACGATATAATGGATGATATGCTGGATAACACAATTTTAATTGATACACAGGGAGAATACGTTGGCAAAATAAATGGCTTAACTGTACTGGATTTAGGCAACAGCTGTATTGGTACCCCTTCGCGAATTTCTGCTACGGTTTTTCCTGGTACCTCAGGCATTGTCGATATTGAACGGGAAGCTGAGCTAGGGCAGGCAATTCACTCCAAAGGGGTCATGATTTTATCTGGCTATTTAGGTCAAAAATATGCCCAGGATTTTCCACTTAATTTAACGGCTAATATTGCCCTCGAACAGTCTTATGGTAAGGTGGATGGCGATAGCGCCTCACTTGCTGAATTATGCTGTTTAATATCAGCAATTACCCAAATTCCCCTCTCTCAAAGTTTGGCGCTAACTGGATCAATTAACCAATATGGTGAAGTACAAGCCGTTGGCGGTATTAATGAAAAAATTGAAGGTTTTTTTAATTTATGTGAAAAAAGAGGATTAACAGGCAGACAAGGTGTAATTATCCCTTCTGCTAATGTAAAAAACCTGATGCTCAATCAACCTGTTGTAGAAGCTGTATTAGCTGATAAATTTACAATTTATGCTATTACCAAAGTAGATCAAGCACTAGAGCTGCTTACCCATCGCCCCATTGGTGAACTTGATGAAAACCAGCAATACCCTGCCAATTCAATTAACGGTATTGCGATTACTAAACTGAAAAAACTTTCAAAATTGGCTAATAATCACCACCATCATGATTAA